The following are encoded together in the Parabacteroides chongii genome:
- the uvrA gene encoding excinuclease ABC subunit UvrA — MSENNSIFIKGARVNNLKNIDVEIPRDKLVVITGLSGSGKSSLAFDTLYAEGQRRYVESLSSYARQFLGRMSKPECDYIKGIPPAIAIEQKVNTRNPRSTVGTSTEIYEYLRLLYARIGKTISPVSGMEVKKHQVKDIISEVLSYPAGTRFAVFAPVVLPEGRSMKEQLEILQKEGYTRLSIDDTAHRIQEVMADEALLASPNIELLIDRLTVSDDKTLKSRLADSAETAFFEGHDTCIIRIYAAEGTVVKEYSKKFEADGITFIEPTDMMFSFNNPLGACPVCEGFGKVLGIDENLVVPDKSLSVYQGAVVCWKGEVMGEWLKEFIAKSEKYNFPIHRPYYDLTQKEKDLLWHGARGLHGIDDFFKFVEENLYKIQYRVMQARYRGKTTCPSCKGARLKPEALYVKVGGKNIAELVSLPITEAKAFFDNLVLDETDAAVAKRLLTEIMNRLQFLLDVGLGYLTLDRLSASLSGGESQRINLATSLGSSLVGSLYILDEPSIGLHSRDTDLLVKVLRQLQALGNTVVVVEHDEDIIRSADYIIDIGPKAGRLGGEVVYQGDVNNLQTSSNSHTVRYLTGEDKIEVPAFRRLWNNYIEVKGARKNNLKGIDVKFPLNVMTVVTGVSGSGKSSLVRDIFYEGVKHYLDEAARLMVDCSGLEGDMKMIEGIEFVDQNSIGKSSRSNPVTYIGAYDEIRKLFGEQPLAKQLGYTAAYFSFNKEGGRCEECKGDGRITVEMQFMADITLECESCHGKRFKQDVLDVEYFGVSIYDMLEMTVNQAIEFFEQHPGSQEKKIIKKLKPLQDVGLGYIKLGQTSSTLSGGENQRVKLAYYLGQEKQQPTLFVFDEPTTGLHFHDIKTLLKAFNALIDKGHTVVIIEHNMDVIKCADYLVDLGPEGGNAGGYLVCAGTPEEVALCPESYTGKYLKEKL; from the coding sequence ATGTCTGAAAACAATTCTATATTTATCAAAGGGGCTCGTGTCAATAATCTGAAGAACATTGATGTAGAGATCCCACGCGACAAACTGGTCGTCATAACCGGATTATCCGGCAGCGGCAAATCTTCACTTGCTTTCGATACGTTATATGCCGAGGGACAGCGCCGCTATGTGGAAAGCCTTTCATCGTATGCCCGCCAGTTCCTGGGGCGTATGAGCAAGCCGGAGTGTGACTATATCAAAGGCATTCCGCCCGCTATCGCGATCGAGCAGAAAGTGAATACCCGCAACCCGCGTTCGACGGTGGGGACATCGACGGAGATTTACGAATACCTGCGGTTGCTTTATGCCCGCATCGGCAAGACGATTTCGCCGGTGTCGGGGATGGAGGTGAAGAAGCATCAGGTAAAAGACATTATCAGCGAAGTCCTGTCCTATCCGGCAGGTACCCGCTTCGCCGTGTTTGCTCCCGTAGTTCTGCCGGAAGGGCGGAGTATGAAGGAACAACTGGAGATATTACAGAAAGAAGGGTATACCCGTTTGTCGATCGACGATACGGCTCACCGTATCCAGGAGGTGATGGCGGACGAGGCGTTGCTTGCTTCTCCCAATATCGAACTGCTGATCGACCGTCTGACAGTCTCGGACGACAAGACATTGAAGAGCCGTCTTGCCGACTCGGCGGAAACGGCATTCTTCGAAGGGCATGACACCTGTATCATCCGTATCTATGCTGCCGAAGGAACGGTGGTGAAAGAATATTCGAAGAAGTTTGAGGCGGACGGCATTACGTTCATCGAGCCGACCGATATGATGTTCAGCTTCAATAACCCGCTGGGAGCCTGTCCGGTCTGTGAAGGATTCGGCAAGGTGCTGGGGATCGATGAGAATCTGGTGGTGCCGGATAAAAGCCTGTCGGTTTACCAGGGAGCGGTAGTCTGCTGGAAAGGCGAAGTGATGGGAGAGTGGCTGAAAGAGTTTATCGCCAAGAGCGAGAAATACAACTTCCCGATCCATCGTCCTTATTACGACCTGACGCAGAAGGAGAAAGATCTGCTGTGGCACGGTGCCCGGGGATTGCATGGCATCGACGACTTCTTTAAGTTTGTAGAAGAGAATCTGTATAAAATACAATACCGTGTCATGCAGGCGCGTTACCGCGGAAAGACGACCTGTCCTTCCTGTAAAGGTGCCCGGCTGAAACCGGAAGCGCTTTATGTGAAAGTGGGCGGAAAGAATATTGCCGAACTGGTATCGTTGCCTATCACGGAAGCCAAAGCGTTTTTCGATAATCTGGTGCTGGACGAAACGGATGCCGCTGTGGCTAAACGTCTGCTGACGGAGATTATGAACCGCCTGCAGTTCCTGCTGGATGTGGGGCTGGGTTATCTGACGCTCGACCGCCTGTCGGCTTCCTTGTCGGGTGGTGAGAGCCAGCGTATCAATTTGGCGACTTCGCTGGGTAGCAGCCTGGTCGGTTCCTTATATATATTGGATGAACCGAGTATCGGACTGCATTCGCGGGATACCGACCTGCTCGTAAAGGTGTTGCGCCAGTTGCAGGCATTGGGCAATACGGTGGTCGTGGTGGAGCATGACGAGGATATCATCCGGTCGGCCGATTATATCATCGATATAGGTCCGAAGGCAGGCCGTCTGGGTGGTGAAGTGGTCTACCAGGGCGATGTGAATAACCTGCAGACCAGCAGTAACAGCCATACGGTACGTTACCTGACCGGTGAAGATAAGATCGAGGTTCCGGCTTTCCGCCGTTTGTGGAATAATTATATAGAGGTAAAAGGGGCACGCAAGAATAATCTGAAAGGGATCGATGTGAAATTCCCGCTGAATGTGATGACGGTGGTTACCGGTGTCAGCGGTTCGGGAAAGAGTTCGCTGGTGCGCGATATCTTTTATGAAGGGGTGAAGCATTACCTGGATGAAGCCGCCCGGCTGATGGTGGACTGTTCAGGTTTGGAAGGGGATATGAAGATGATCGAAGGGATCGAGTTTGTCGACCAAAATTCGATCGGTAAGAGTTCCCGTTCCAATCCGGTGACTTATATCGGCGCTTACGATGAGATCCGTAAGTTGTTCGGCGAACAGCCGCTGGCAAAACAGTTGGGATATACGGCTGCTTATTTCTCTTTCAATAAAGAGGGAGGCCGTTGCGAAGAGTGTAAGGGGGACGGACGTATTACGGTAGAGATGCAGTTCATGGCGGATATCACCCTGGAATGTGAAAGTTGCCACGGTAAGCGTTTCAAACAGGATGTGCTGGATGTGGAATATTTTGGCGTGAGTATTTACGATATGTTGGAAATGACTGTCAACCAGGCGATCGAATTTTTCGAACAGCATCCCGGCTCGCAGGAAAAGAAAATTATCAAGAAGCTGAAGCCGTTGCAGGATGTTGGTTTGGGCTATATCAAACTCGGACAGACTTCTTCTACCTTGTCGGGTGGTGAGAACCAGCGTGTGAAGCTGGCGTATTATCTGGGGCAGGAAAAGCAGCAGCCTACTTTGTTCGTATTCGACGAACCGACTACCGGTCTGCATTTCCATGACATCAAGACGTTGTTGAAAGCATTTAATGCCTTGATCGATAAAGGTCATACCGTGGTGATCATCGAGCATAACATGGATGTGATCAAATGTGCGGACTATTTGGTCGACTTGGGACCGGAGGGTGGTAACGCCGGCGGTTATCTGGTTTGTGCCGGAACACCGGAAGAGGTGGCTCTATGTCCGGAATCGTATACGGGAAAATATTTAAAAGAAAAATTGTAG
- a CDS encoding DUF4840 domain-containing protein: MKKTLKWSIVMMLAVVGMTFTSCDDDDTPAVPTVEEVNGNYSGTMKYLEADAKELDLKVANDSVIFEAFPYQPLVEAVVGKEAAAGIIALIGDSLAYKVNYTAAMNAANDSVIITLKPEPLNIPLGENAAVVVTITADKKASYAIDKKNFKFDLTATEAKLGEANALQNPIDLAFDMNKK, translated from the coding sequence ATGAAGAAGACGTTGAAATGGTCGATTGTGATGATGTTAGCTGTAGTAGGTATGACTTTTACCTCTTGTGATGATGACGACACTCCTGCTGTTCCTACAGTGGAAGAAGTGAATGGCAACTATAGCGGTACGATGAAATATCTCGAAGCTGATGCCAAAGAATTAGATCTGAAAGTAGCTAATGATTCTGTCATTTTCGAAGCATTCCCTTACCAGCCATTAGTAGAAGCGGTCGTAGGTAAAGAAGCTGCAGCCGGTATCATTGCTTTAATCGGCGACAGCCTGGCATATAAAGTAAATTATACTGCAGCGATGAACGCAGCTAATGATTCTGTTATTATCACACTGAAACCGGAACCTCTGAACATTCCGTTAGGAGAAAACGCAGCAGTAGTCGTTACTATTACTGCAGACAAGAAAGCATCTTATGCTATCGACAAAAAGAACTTTAAATTCGACTTAACAGCAACAGAAGCTAAGTTAGGTGAAGCGAATGCTCTTCAGAATCCGATTGATTTGGCATTCGACATGAATAAAAAGTAA
- a CDS encoding PfkB family carbohydrate kinase — translation MHDLCCIGHITLDKIVTPKNTVHMAGGTAFYFSHAIKHFNDIDYSLITALAETEMKEVEKLRSEGIDVSVMPSKHSVYFENIYGENQDNRTQRVLAKADPFTVDYLKDIQARIIHLGSLLADDFSLDVVKFMAGKGLVSADSQGYLREVRDKNVYAVDWTEKEEALKYIHFLKANEHEMEVLTGHDDVVGAAQKMYDWGVKEVLITLGSLGSVIYDGKTFHKIPAYKPREVVDATGCGDTYMTGYLYQRAKGASIEEAGRFAAAMSTLKIEASGPFSGTKEEVIRCMETAELRFPEI, via the coding sequence ATGCACGATCTTTGTTGTATCGGTCACATCACACTAGATAAAATAGTGACCCCGAAAAATACGGTACATATGGCGGGAGGAACCGCATTTTACTTCTCGCATGCTATCAAACATTTCAACGATATCGATTATTCGCTGATCACGGCTTTGGCTGAAACTGAAATGAAAGAAGTGGAGAAACTACGGTCGGAAGGGATCGATGTTTCAGTCATGCCCAGCAAACATTCCGTTTATTTCGAAAACATCTATGGCGAGAATCAGGACAACCGTACACAGCGGGTTCTGGCGAAAGCGGATCCGTTCACGGTCGATTACCTGAAAGATATACAGGCACGTATCATCCACCTGGGCAGCCTGCTTGCCGACGATTTCTCTTTGGACGTTGTAAAGTTTATGGCTGGAAAAGGACTTGTGTCCGCCGACTCTCAGGGATATCTACGCGAAGTACGTGATAAGAACGTATACGCCGTCGACTGGACCGAAAAAGAGGAGGCTTTAAAATATATTCATTTCCTGAAAGCGAACGAACATGAAATGGAAGTATTGACAGGCCATGATGATGTAGTGGGCGCTGCACAAAAAATGTATGACTGGGGAGTAAAGGAGGTACTGATCACACTGGGCAGCCTCGGTTCCGTGATATACGACGGAAAGACCTTCCATAAGATCCCCGCCTACAAACCCAGGGAAGTGGTAGATGCCACCGGCTGTGGTGACACCTATATGACCGGTTACCTGTATCAGCGTGCCAAAGGTGCTTCCATAGAAGAAGCCGGCCGTTTTGCCGCTGCTATGTCGACCCTGAAGATAGAGGCTTCAGGCCCTTTCAGCGGTACAAAAGAGGAAGTCATCCGTTGTATGGAAACAGCAGAACTACGTTTTCCGGAGATTTAG
- a CDS encoding MFS transporter: MDSTNHAIYPRERIRFAVLSFFLAQGLCFSSWASRIPDIKEFFTVNDALYWGIVLFMIPVGKFVAIPLAGYLVSKLGSRIMVQISIMGYALSLFAIGTALNIYMLGAFLFCFGVFWNLCDISLNTQGIGIERLYGRTIMASFHGGWSLAACMGALIGFIMIVSDLTPFWHFTLIAVLILFLTMVNRKYLQEDIVVADVKEEPAADKSEKWQYIRKPEMLLIKLGLVGLFALVVESAMFDWSGVYFESVLQVPKSLQIGFLVFMVMMTVGRFLANYAYRICGKQRVLQLSGAFIFIGFFISALLGSTFDSMALKVIVNSFGFMLVGLGISSMVPTIYSLVGAKSKTPVGIALTILSSISFIGSLIAPLLIGAISQAFNMEYAYMVVGLLGLCILLMTTFSKAFR; the protein is encoded by the coding sequence ATGGATTCTACTAACCATGCTATTTATCCGAGAGAGCGCATACGTTTTGCGGTTCTTTCCTTTTTTCTTGCCCAGGGACTTTGTTTTTCGAGCTGGGCAAGTCGTATTCCCGATATTAAGGAGTTTTTTACGGTGAACGATGCTCTGTATTGGGGAATTGTCTTGTTTATGATTCCGGTAGGGAAGTTTGTGGCCATTCCGCTGGCTGGTTATCTGGTGTCGAAGCTGGGAAGCCGCATCATGGTGCAGATAAGTATTATGGGATATGCCTTGTCGCTGTTTGCGATCGGAACGGCTTTGAATATCTATATGTTGGGCGCATTCCTGTTTTGCTTTGGGGTGTTCTGGAACTTATGCGACATATCGTTGAATACGCAGGGGATAGGCATTGAACGGCTCTACGGGCGGACGATCATGGCATCCTTTCACGGAGGATGGAGCCTGGCGGCATGTATGGGGGCGTTGATCGGCTTTATCATGATTGTTTCGGATCTTACTCCGTTCTGGCATTTTACATTGATCGCCGTATTGATTCTGTTCCTTACCATGGTGAACCGTAAGTATTTGCAGGAAGATATTGTTGTTGCCGACGTGAAAGAAGAACCGGCTGCAGATAAATCGGAGAAATGGCAATATATCCGGAAGCCGGAAATGCTGCTGATCAAGTTGGGACTGGTCGGATTGTTTGCACTGGTGGTGGAGAGTGCGATGTTCGATTGGAGCGGCGTTTATTTTGAATCGGTATTGCAGGTGCCTAAGTCTTTACAGATCGGATTCCTGGTGTTTATGGTCATGATGACTGTAGGGCGTTTCCTGGCTAATTATGCCTATCGGATTTGTGGAAAGCAACGGGTACTGCAACTGTCCGGCGCTTTTATTTTTATCGGGTTCTTTATCTCGGCGTTACTGGGCAGCACGTTCGACTCCATGGCCTTGAAGGTGATTGTCAACTCTTTCGGTTTTATGCTGGTGGGGCTGGGTATATCGAGTATGGTTCCGACCATCTATAGTTTGGTCGGTGCCAAGTCGAAGACACCCGTGGGGATTGCCCTTACCATCCTTTCAAGCATCAGCTTTATCGGTTCGCTTATTGCACCATTGCTGATCGGTGCTATATCACAAGCATTTAATATGGAGTATGCCTATATGGTTGTCGGCTTGCTGGGACTTTGCATTCTGTTGATGACGACATTCAGCAAGGCGTTTAGATAG
- a CDS encoding ABC transporter permease produces the protein MIKHYFKTGIRNLVKYKTQSLISILGLAIGLTFFTVGYHWYTYETSYDSFYPESPQIYRIYTIDKQTGKIMPGAPAVLCSVLNEDFVEAKYATSLFQGGYTYTCDGKMIGSPQFRNVDKEFIKLFPPKVIAGSQSDAIFSNNNNTTYNLMITKEFALKHWRSPEEAIGNILINEYGFTMTVTAVVENPPVNTVFRQEGYYSSGKKENFTDNSPEYYWNFPPNEMYVCLQKNIDTKAFRKKLRTYTIDHQYNPNLYIEITPIADARYKLGSEMSFNLNYIRTFVIAALLLLLCSLFNFSNLQVNRIFERSKEFKLRSSLGAVKRNLFIQMTIEISIQVLLALLTGFFIIEQFTPYIEQILDTILSKNELYIKLAWIGSLGWLVLLLIIFAFISRFIYRLADAVKTGKAVHLAGREWIRKLNIGLQLVICIGFMFSSLILFLQIDRMKNTDMGFDKENLIQVQISDKIYSQFQEEIKKIPSITQCIRGGNFFLSHDKFSTEKEIGWDNKPTGQAYEIYLLRAGIDFAQSMGIRLLKGRYLNESDMAPNDPSSIYCRKVLINKQMSNLLGFTDPIGKMISKKNPLIGEKPDLIYYEIVGVVDDFHAQSLRNPILPTIIEYWAFYDNYFYLRTQPGKEKEALKAVREMIAHISPEGFTPSLAMTVNDWLNQLTRTENASLRLFSLLAALCVLISIFGIYSVSSSHMQQRKKEIAIRKVTGASSTEIIYMFLRKYVLLTFVANLIALPTAYIFVKKWLEQYPNPIGINSWTFMFIILITSLLVSATILSQVLKAANKNPAEVIKSD, from the coding sequence ATGATAAAGCACTACTTCAAAACAGGTATACGAAATCTGGTTAAATATAAGACACAATCACTGATCAGCATTTTGGGACTGGCTATCGGACTAACCTTTTTTACAGTCGGTTACCATTGGTACACCTATGAAACATCATACGACAGTTTCTATCCGGAGTCTCCACAGATTTATAGAATTTACACTATAGACAAACAGACAGGCAAAATCATGCCGGGAGCACCGGCAGTTCTATGCTCCGTATTGAATGAAGATTTTGTCGAAGCAAAATACGCAACCTCACTTTTTCAAGGCGGCTATACCTATACTTGTGATGGCAAAATGATCGGTTCACCTCAATTCAGAAATGTTGACAAAGAATTCATCAAACTTTTCCCTCCAAAAGTAATCGCTGGCAGTCAGTCCGATGCTATTTTCTCAAACAACAACAATACGACCTATAACCTAATGATAACAAAAGAGTTTGCCTTAAAACACTGGAGAAGTCCGGAAGAAGCGATCGGCAACATTCTTATTAATGAATATGGTTTCACTATGACCGTCACCGCAGTCGTCGAGAACCCTCCCGTCAATACCGTATTCCGACAAGAAGGATATTACAGCTCCGGTAAGAAAGAGAATTTCACTGACAACTCTCCCGAATATTACTGGAATTTTCCTCCGAATGAAATGTATGTATGCCTTCAAAAAAATATAGATACAAAAGCTTTCCGTAAAAAACTCAGGACTTATACGATTGACCACCAATACAATCCAAATCTATATATCGAAATTACACCTATCGCTGATGCCCGGTATAAACTCGGCTCGGAAATGTCCTTCAATCTGAATTATATCCGGACTTTCGTCATTGCCGCACTACTGCTTTTATTATGTTCCTTGTTCAATTTCTCCAATCTGCAGGTAAACCGTATCTTTGAGCGCTCAAAAGAGTTCAAGTTACGTTCTTCCCTCGGAGCCGTCAAACGAAACCTTTTTATCCAAATGACAATAGAGATATCTATCCAGGTACTATTAGCATTACTGACCGGATTCTTTATTATCGAGCAGTTCACTCCCTATATTGAACAGATATTAGATACGATTCTCTCAAAAAACGAACTTTATATCAAACTGGCCTGGATCGGCAGCCTCGGATGGTTAGTGTTACTCCTGATCATTTTCGCATTCATTAGTCGTTTTATTTACAGATTGGCAGATGCGGTCAAAACAGGCAAAGCGGTACATTTGGCAGGGCGTGAATGGATACGGAAATTAAATATCGGATTACAACTGGTCATTTGTATCGGATTCATGTTTTCCTCACTCATCCTGTTCTTACAGATCGACCGGATGAAAAACACGGATATGGGATTCGATAAAGAAAATCTGATCCAGGTGCAGATTTCCGATAAAATTTATAGTCAGTTTCAGGAAGAGATTAAAAAGATACCGTCTATTACCCAATGTATACGTGGGGGAAACTTCTTTTTGTCACACGATAAGTTCTCAACAGAGAAAGAGATCGGATGGGATAACAAACCTACCGGACAAGCATATGAAATCTATCTGTTGCGGGCAGGTATCGACTTTGCACAAAGCATGGGTATCCGTTTGCTTAAAGGGCGTTACCTGAATGAATCGGACATGGCTCCCAATGACCCTTCAAGCATTTATTGTCGCAAAGTACTAATCAACAAACAGATGTCTAATCTCCTCGGCTTTACTGACCCTATCGGTAAAATGATCAGTAAAAAAAATCCGTTGATAGGAGAAAAACCTGACCTGATCTATTACGAAATAGTCGGTGTAGTAGACGATTTCCACGCACAAAGTCTGCGCAATCCTATATTACCTACAATTATTGAATACTGGGCTTTCTATGATAACTATTTCTATCTGCGTACGCAACCGGGAAAAGAAAAGGAAGCCCTGAAAGCTGTCAGGGAAATGATCGCCCATATCAGTCCGGAAGGATTCACACCCAGCCTGGCTATGACCGTAAATGATTGGCTGAACCAGTTGACCCGGACAGAAAACGCCAGCCTCCGGTTATTCTCTTTATTAGCCGCACTCTGCGTATTGATCTCTATCTTTGGCATTTACTCCGTGTCATCATCCCATATGCAGCAACGAAAAAAAGAAATAGCCATCCGGAAAGTCACAGGAGCCTCATCAACAGAGATAATCTATATGTTTCTCAGAAAATATGTATTGTTGACATTTGTAGCCAACCTTATTGCATTACCTACAGCTTATATTTTTGTAAAAAAATGGTTAGAACAGTATCCCAATCCGATCGGGATAAATAGTTGGACATTTATGTTTATCATATTAATAACAAGCCTTTTAGTATCTGCCACAATATTAAGTCAGGTGTTAAAAGCAGCAAACAAAAACCCTGCAGAGGTAATAAAAAGTGATTAA